A genomic segment from Hemitrygon akajei chromosome 27, sHemAka1.3, whole genome shotgun sequence encodes:
- the prok1 gene encoding prokineticin-1 has translation MKILLLLTFLLLLNFSRSIVITGACDRDVQCGPGSCCAVSLWLRGLRMCTPQGQEGDKCHPFSHKVPFSGKRQHHTCPCLPYLFCSRSPDTRFRCTSQFKHIKFQ, from the exons ATGAAAATTCTGCTCCTCCTAACTTTCCTGCTTTTGCTAAATTTCAGCCGAAGTATTGTTATTACAGGG GCTTGTGATCGGGATGTACAGTGCGGCCCGGGCTCCTGCTGTGCCGTCAGTCTATGGCTCCGTGGACTGCGAATGTGCACTCCGCAGGGACAGGAAGGAGATAAGTGTCATCCCTTCAGTCACAAG GTTCCGTTCTCCGGGAAGAGGCAACACCACACCTGCCCGTGTCTGCCGTATCTGTTCTGCTCCAGGTCTCCGGACACCAGATTTCGTTGCACCTCCCAGTTTAAACACATAAAGTTCCAGTAA